The Ipomoea triloba cultivar NCNSP0323 chromosome 14, ASM357664v1 region ATTAAGATCTTTCAAATAACACACAtagtgatattttattttaatgttttaaattaaaatatgattattttaagtaattatgtcttcaggttcattttcaaaatactataaattcatttttccaaTATTAGTCCCGAAGGTTTGAGTTACAAATTTAGAAGTGAGTGAATagatttacatattttttaaatttttaagaaaagTTAAGTTCAAGCTAAGGCAAAGATTTAACTTTAAATGGTATCTCGTGTAAAAGAGTATGCAGCAGCAATTTAACccatttttaaatgtttagcacgtaagtttgatttttttttggaatactattgACCatattacatgtagtatctgtccgtatactttctcaacctactgaagcccaacaagtcaacattgcccccactgagaccagaacccatgaccttccacttgggagaatcacttcatgccgcttgaccacaaggtctttggcgcaCATAAGTTTGATTGTTAAGTTggaaaataatgtaaaaatgtaagagggggggggggggggagagagagagagagagagatttaggATTGATTGTACTtaaatttagattttgatgatgtctTAGAATAGTTCACGAACAATTTTAGAAGATTGTATGAGGACTAGAATACCCCCATTTCCTTATTAAAAGTTCTCCTGCTAACCAGCTGAAGAACCCAGCTGTTATTTGCTCAAGCTAAGAAGCCAGCTGAGTTTCAGCCTAAGGGCGCGCTAGACAGCCGCCTAAgtcaatttttacaacactcaCAAAAGGTCTTCGCCTTAAGGGCATATCGTCTGCAGTTGATTACAAATGTCACTAGTACACATCAAGTATCAACATCAGGATATACAGGTAAAGATTATTCACAAAACATTTGTGCAGCAAGAAACAAACTCAAGTAGCAGCAGATGCAAGTGCTCAGTATCGATACTTTGTCGAGTAATCTTTTGGAGCAATGACAAGACCGCGGCCCTTTCTAGCACCACGATAAACAGTCTCGACAATGTCAATGAACTCTTGTTTGTCCTTCAGTGCCCAGTTGATCTTGTTATTGTTCCCGGTGCCAAGATCGATCATGATATGTTTGTTCCTAAAGAAGAACATCGCAGTCGACGGGTCGTACAATTCATACATCGTGTTGAAGTCAGGAACCTCAGTGATATCTACAAGGTATATGACAGCAAAGTTCTTTATTGTCTCAGCAACTGACGCCAAAACTTCATCCATCTGAAAACCATTAAACATTGTGTGCATCAGTAGTGTTACAAGCTCATTCACTCTTCTGTTTCCTCAAAACGCACATTTTCAACATAGAAACCCAATACAACcactaatatattaatatgcacTGCACAGGAAATTATCAATGCACCATACTGTAACACCACAAGCAATCTTGAACCCATGACAAATCATTGCACGGATGATTACTCACTTCCTAGAAACTATTTACATATGTATACAGGGGAGGAGCCGGAAAGGAATATTACTGACTGGGGGTGAAAGCACTTCGAAATGCAATAAAAACTATTCatgacaaaatataaaacataatcaattggATAAAATGGTTTGaaaagaaaacacattataagtCACATATCACCTCTattgatatgatatttataaatgcTTTTTCTTTAGTTAGATCAACTTCAAGTTTTTCTAGATTAATTTGAATACAAGGACatataatataaacttataaaCCACATTGACTAAATAATTCATAAAAGTAGactttttagaaaatatttgactgaatcaaaaaatatgttttatacaaattaattaatcaatttaaataattattaccacacataacacattataaatctcacaaattaacacattataaatataagtagtaaatttgatatgaatcacaagtcaatataaattttacatctcacaattaataaaaaagacaaaaaaaatctaaattttacatctcataattaatataaaaaagacGGAAAAAATCGCATAGTCACAAgtcacaaataaaaaatacaattataaacttaaaattagaaataaatctCACGAATCACAATTTTAAtactaatgaaaaaaaaagtgaaggcacattatataaatatattccCCCTCCACCCTATTGTGAAGAGGGAAAGATAAGATAAAAAGAAGGAAGGAGCTATCAACAGGGTTCACCCCCTAATTTAAGAGAACAATTGCTTAAGAATGTCTAGCTCAGCCATCAGTAACTTGTATTCTTGTATATACAttacttatttatatatgtataaatatacatacatatatataaagggggTGGGGATGGGGCAGGGGGCAACTGCCCCCACTCTGGATCCGCCcctgcatgtgtgtgtgtgtgtgtgtatatagtcATGAGGCCCATAAGTAGCATTATCCTCAAACATAGCATTAGGTACAGTAAAATATCAGAAACCATAATTCAGAACCTGGAAATCTATTGTAGCCTTGAAACCTGGAGTCAATGTATTATCAAGAAAAACTGATAGTGATGAAGGGCTCATGTTCAAGTTACATCAGGAGAGTACGATTTATTTTACACTCTAGGTTCATACAATAGTTGTTTCACTTAACTTCTATAGCTTGGTTATTGAAGAAATTTGTCACAACAGTTCATGAATTACTACTCCAtacctttatttattattatttttttgacagCTATAGAAATTGCTATCTTATTACCATTATAAGAAACTAGACAGTGCAAATCATAGCATCAATATTCAGACTTTTCAGAATACAGAGCACAAGATACTAAACAAACTACAAATCAAATGATATATGATCCAGGTTCATTAAAATGCAGCTTTCCAGATAGGATAAATAACTATGCACACTGAGACACATGCAAACTACAAATTTTGAAAACAGCTATCTTGAACAAATCAAAACATCACTACTCACTAGTAGCCGACTATTAAAGTGAACAACCCTTTACGAGAATAAACTACTACACAGGTTCATACTGAATAAACACATTTGTACCAGAATtcacaaattacaaatattaaacATTAGGAAATCACATAACACTGAACTCACCACTATACTGTTCTCCGCATCTAACAACACATTTCAACCAACGGAAATTACATTTTACTATCGAAGAAcaaataatttacaaatattGAGATAAGTCAAATGAAATTGCTGAAAAAGCTATTAAATTAAGCATAACCCCAAAATATGTTTTCCCCCATAATCAGAAGTGAAATCAagaaattggaatcaaaatcGAAAAGCCAAAGAAGATACCTGCATGCAAGTCTCGTCCCAGTCGTGGCCGAAGCGGATAATGACTAGGCGCTCCTCCTCGGCGAGGATGGCTTGGTCGACCGCCCAACCGGAGTGAAGATGGGGCAGCAAGTACGACATGCCTTCTCCTCTTTCCCCTGAAATCAAATGACGCCAGTGGAGCAGATGGTAGCGTGTTAGGGTTTGTAGGTCGCCAAGACTGTcgaaggagaagaagaatcgGAAAAGTGGTAGCCCCGATGGCCTGATCTTTTACCAATTGGCGTTTTTACCAAACAAATTTGGCAcgcgcttttttttttttttttttttttttgtgtgtgaaaATACTCACATAAgactaaaatttttaattaatggatAATATTTTTTGCACTCATtcaaactattacattttaattaaaagtattacatgtctCATGATAAAGTACTTTCACACAAAATTATTCCTGCATGTTATAATATAGCCTTTAGCTTGTAGCCATCGTTGGAGTAACAGACTGTATAAATTAACAAtacaaagaaaagaagaatagTAAAATGCAAAGGCAAAAGTATAAATTTTCATTCCATCAACTTCTCTTTACACAATatacatatacggagtataatacaagtaataataacaataataaatatgaccGTTACAACGGTTACAACATAATGATCAcactaaatataatttataacactgcaaaattaattcaaaaaatcaatttaagttGTGTATATctattttagattttatttgGAGTAAAATTTAGCCCAATTCATGGTGATACTTGTGCGGGCCAAACTATAAAATTTTTTAGCATTAACCCGCCTCACTATGGGGTGGTTTAAGACTGGCTAGCGGATTTTAGCCCACTTTGACACTActcaattgttaatttgttatatatcaTGAACTAGATGTTAGGAAAAAGCATTTAAAGAGAAGGGTAGTTGTCCCACATTAGTTTCTAAAGGCTCTTATATTCAACTTTTAAATAGGAGCACTTTTAGGTGAGTTTGAAATATTATGGAGAGAAAATAAAAGGGAGTTGTTagtatgaaaaattatataaattatgaatattcaatatttaaattgtgtattttagatttGAGTCTACCTTGCAAAGTTGACCTGAGTCTACGGAATAATTTGCGGTCTTATTAAGCCATATTCATGTGACCTATACACTGTAAAAATTGACTGAACCTAGAAGGTTTATTTGTTTACCAacatttgattttgttttccttatcATTTGCGTGCTGTGGTgcttttggtttcaaaatatGTGTACTGTACTGTGATTGTTAATTTTGCACGTAacgtttttttcttttgcaactGATTTGTACATTGCTTGGGAAGTTGTGCACCCAGGTTGTTATAACAACCGTCCCGATTGATTCACAGGTTCTCATGTGAGAATGGGGactaatttcaattcctagtcAGGAATGAGGACAAcaacggggacggggagtatactccatGCCTACCCCTTGCCATCTATACTTTGAGCTAGAGAACTAAACCAAGggttaaaagaaagaaataatacTTTTTAGATATTATCCTAGCTAGGATTTCTGGCAATTAGCCACCAATGCAAACTCGTTTCAGATCATTCTCAGACccaaatgtatatataaaaaatcaacTTGTTCACATTAGAAATTTGGTGCGGCCAATTTTGATACAAATATAATGCAAATACAGTAGGTAAAAAACTAAATTACacgtaaaaaaaaacattcattaCATACGACAAATAATGCAACTACAATAATATGTGTTGATATCAATCATGAATATTAAAAACTTCTCTATATACATAGTCATGACAACACTTGAAAGTAACAAATTTTTGCATATTATGACAACATTGAGGACATTTTATATTCTCGTGGACTCTGTCAGAATTAGATAGATATTCAAGAGCACAAGGGTAATGTTGTGGAGTACATGTGGAGCCAAACATCTCATGATGATGATCTTTGAATGCTTGGTCAAAGCCTTTGACTATTGCACTTTCCTTTCATTTCGCGTACTCATTCATGACCGCCAACATCTTATCTCCTAGGTCATATTCGACTATCTTGTTCCCTTTGCATAGCAAAACCCATCCATCAGTTTCATATGCTATCAAAAATTTTAGTCCTTTGACAATTTCGTCTCTCTCTTCATCACCATAAGTCTCATCTAAGAATTTGATCCTTGAAAAAAATATGCTTTGAAGATTCAgccaaaaacaaaatcttccttTAATTCTGTTGTCAAATGTCGCACAAATTCCACGAATTGCTGATGCTACTTTATTGTTGCTACCGACATAGGCCATTTTAATAGTCAATTGTGGGTTAAAACGAATTTCTGTCAATACCttggatgcaaatgttttaACCCATTTAATGTCCTTCCctccaataaaaaaatatgtgcTCATTCGCATTAACCTATTCGCATTAACctatataaatcataataagTTGTTAgagcaataaaataataataataatcatcagtAGTGTAcctaaagtatatatatatacaggaaTATCatataaattgattattttatttcttgttaaAAAAATCACTGGTAATCAAAGTTAAGGAAGCTAAGGAAACTTATTTCAAACTTTTCTTGGAATGGAAACAAGAAATAAGTTGGAATATAGCATAGAGAATCTGGACTTACCCATTCATTTGCCTGATTTGTACTTTATCCTATAAAGAATGCAAAGTATagatactaaatataattaataagtatatataattttttacatCTAATAtgataataagaataataatattttacttagCCCTTCAAAAAGGAAAATAGTAAAATTAATAGGGTTTTAgagaaaaattaacaatatatattaatttgcaCTTAATGCTCCAATCTTATGTATTGTCCACCATTTCACGTCATGGATTACATATTTCACTCCCAAGATAAGAAAATAACAatgcatatataataaaaattaaagtaaatcaAGATAGTACACAAAATCATAGGAAACAAGATTTCTTTTGATTGCATGTGCGTGCAAAGCATTCCAAATGTAAAAGAAGAGTGAAAAGAGAATGTGGTAGTGTGGTACTGAGCTTGTATGTTACACATTTACTTTGCACCATAATTTGTTAAGAGTGAAAAAAGTAAGTGacaaaatttagaaaaagaaaattattattcttGCTTACATTGCAATTTTTCAAACATAAAAGAGGAAAAAGGTGAATGTGTAAAACACATTTTTAAGTTATATATGTAGAAgtaaaattcaaacaaagagATCAGACAAACATTGGTACCCCTTCCAACACTTTAGAAGTGTGATTTGGGGTCAACCAAAGTTCTtacttttagaattgaaaatcTCGAACCAACAAGAGATTACCTAGCAAATGAAAAATCacacaaatcaatgaaaaaaataacaaaaagtaAGATAGCCTtaggttgcctcccaagaactGTCGCATTTAACGTCCTTGACTCAACGCAACTTACAACGACTAACCATCCATGAACACTTGGATGGGAACTAGTCCTTTGCCCCATTTACTCGCTCTTCAAGATACGACATCAAGTGTCGTGCATTCATGAACTCTTTAAAGCGCATAATCAGCATATCCTCCTCCTAAGTAGGCAATCATTTACTTCTAAGAACATGTCATATTCTTCAAACTTCGTATTGCCTTCCTCTTTCCTCTCTTCTTCCTtcatcttttcttcttcttctttgactAACATTCTCTGTTCCTTCAACACTCTTTTTCCTCAACCTTCTCATTGTCTCTCCCTTTTTCACCACTCAGTTCTCGATCATCCCTATTCATTCAATCCTCAACCTCCTTTACttcaccaacaacaacaataagctaAGATGAAAAATAAATGGAAGCATTTGAAAGAAAAGTACATTGTAATTGAAATGAACACTTAGCTTTGATAACAAAATCTTCAATCTCCAAGCAAATCTTCACAATTGTAAGTTAGAATCCCGCTAAAAATTCTTAGATTAAGGTGTAAAGTTGTCTAGAAATCCTGGGGACGAGAAGATTCTCTCTATAAAATCCTCCATAGATATTATTCACTCATAATTTTTGCAGCTAGcgaaagcatgtgctccatccaactaattAAAAGTccatagttggactgcacatttatgaaTGTGCCGATTGACTTTGATCGGCTCCAACCTATGATCTTTTgtatggctctgataccaaattgaatcatgtgctccatccaactaaaagcatAAGCtcatagttggactgcacatttatgaatgtttatattatattcatgttAACAGCTAGGATTTCCGGCCTGTGATCATCCGTTCTCCCGCCCACCATAATTAGCAACCAATTCTAACTCGTATCAAATAATTCTCATTTCTCAGAcccatatataaaaaatgtaagtgtacaaatgatacacggtcctTTGTTATTAGctatattatttgtcaaaaatacacttagcctTTATCTAgtttttattagtttttggaCCGTAAGCCAGTCTGTCCACCAGTGCTGATAGTGAAGCTGTGCCAGCGGACGCTGTCTCAGACAGCAAGGAATTAGTCCACCCATTTAAATTGTGTGGTTAACAGAATTTTAAGGGGTGTGGCTCTCTTTTATTCAAGGAGTTTttcagatctaaaattgtgaaggtTGTTAAAGGATGCTACACTATATAAAGGAAGGCATTTGAAGCTCTAAAACTCAGCTCTACACATGATACAAGTTGAGAGCTTTCGCACGTGAATATTAAGAAGATCATTTGAAGATTTAATGAAGTTTTACCACTGTCTTTGAAGCTGTCGCTGTTACTGAGTcaagatgaagaattgaagaattcttggcttgcagttttgtaaattcaaaagtagatgttgaaggttgtATGTTGGTGTTGAACCTTTGTACGTTTGGGTTGTATTCCAACTTGTGTAAACCTTggtgcatctagtggattgggcaaaagctgagtagccccgcagatgtaggagttatagctccgaactgcgtgatcaattcCTGTGTCCGAGTTCTCTTTCTTTACTTgcgtttttatttttgtttgtcttttagtTTATCTAATCTGGACTAATACCTATAAAAACGTTAAACAATCCCTGAACCCGTAAAGTATTTtattcaagatccacgaagtttttttttcaattggtatcagagcacgaGGACTTAATCTATTAGTCTACCGATCTGGCAATCtcgtgtttcttgaactcaaTTCTTTGGTGTCTTTTTGGTGTTTTATTTTCGGTTCTTGCTGTTTTTTGTTCTGTCTCACCGTGTGTTGAGTGTTTCAGAATGAATAAACCACCTCCCGAACTAAATGGTGACAACTATGCTTACTGAAAAGCACGTACAAGGATGCATATCAAAGCACATGGTGAACTTATTTGGAAAGCCGTTCTAACTGGTTGGGAACATCCCACAAAAGCGGGTGAAACAGAAAATGATTCCAAAGTGTTCAAACCAAAAGTTGAATGGGATGCAGCTGAAAGGACCTTTGTTGGATATAATAATAAAGCTttagatataatatattcaCTAATGCATGAAAGCCAATTCACTTTAGTTGCAGGTTGTGACTCTGCAAAAGTCGCGTGGGAAATACTGGAAACTACCTATGAAGGCACTAACTCAGTAAGACAATCTAAGTTACAACCGGTTCAATCTGATTTTGAAGAATTACGAATGAACGAAAACGAGGACATTGTGAGTTTCAATGAACGTGTTCAAGAACTTGCAAATCGAGCTGCTGTGCTAGGCGAGCCATTTCCCCAACAAAAATTGGTCAAGAAAGTCTTGCGTTCTCTACCACCGCGTTTTCGAATGAAAGTAACTGCTATCCAGGAAAACGCCGGTTGGGAAGACAAAACTCTTGCAGCATTGATGGGAAGCCTTAAAACCTACGAAATGGAGATCCTGACTGATGATACAAAGAAACAGAAGTCTGTTGCATTCAACGCTGAAGGACAAGATTTCGAATTACCTGATACAGATGAGCTTTCTGATGACCCTGTTGGTTTATTATctaaacatttttctaaaattttgaaacaggtTAAGCAAAAGAATTACACACAAAATCCTAGGGTACAAAATCAGAAAGGGATCAACTCAAGTTGCTCAAAAGGTGTGGCAAAATCTGGAGTATCAACATCAAGATCATCTGGCTCACGTACTGTTAAATCTAAAGACAAAGCGAACAAGGGCATCCGATGCTATGAATGCGAAGGATTTGGACATGTTCAGGCCGAGTGTGCAACATACTTACGAAGAAAGAAGTCCATGACGACCCTAACCTGGAGCGATGATGAACCTGAATCAGAAGCTGCTGGGTCAGATGCTGACGAAATATCTAGGAATTTTGTGGCCTCACCTCAATAACTGATGCTGATCCTGAAGTAGAAGAGCATGCTGATTCAGACGGTGGAGAATACAATTCAGCTGAAGATCGCGAGTTACCTCCTATgtcttatgaattagaatacaaaaaattgtactCCAGATGGGAGGCGTTACTTAAAGTTCATCATTCTTTGTCTAGTAAAATTGGTGTATTAGAAGATGCTAAGATGGTGTACAAAAACCAAGCTTCTGAAAAAGAAATCCTACTGAAGGCTAGTCTTGAACGTGAGGAAAAGCTACAACAGGAGCTAGACACGCTCAAACGGCGAATCAAGATAATGGACACCACATCTACACTTGATGAAATACTGGATTCATGAAGACAAACTTCTACCAAATTTGAGCTTGGTTTCTCAGGTGGGAAGAACAAAGATACTGTTTTTGTGAAAAGTTCTGAACCAGTTCATAACACGCCAGAATCAAACCCAGCTCAACAATGCAATATGACAGCATCTGAACCAGTGTTTGACATGCCTAAATCAAGCTCAGCTTCGCAACGCTGTGTTACAGAATCTGGATCATATCGTGCTTTTCCAAATCCAGTACATCTAGACGAGGCTATGGTAATGTATGGTATCCAAACTTTCATCGCATGAGATATAACCCTGTCTGTCATTATTGCAGGATGCGCGGGCACACCAGACCTGAATGCTACTATTTCTATAAGGATCAAAGGGTTGAGAAATACATTCACAAGCGCATTGCACCATTTGTAAAACAAGTTTGGGTCAGGAAAGCGGATTTTATAACCCAGAAAATGCCAAATGCACCGCAATAGAAAAGTGGTACCTTCTAAATTCATTCTTTAGTTGGTATTTTCTCAATACctgtattatgtttttttttttgtgtgcttTTACCCGCTGCTTTATCCTCTGTTTTACCTGCTTCTGTGTTATCTGCTGATTCGGTAGTAGCTACTGGCTCTGTTTCTATCTCGTTCCAGTATGCTCTGTTTCTGGCTCTATTACTCCCTCTATTTTAGGAAGGTTTAGGCCCGAGCAAGTCACAATTCCTGATGCTTCTACGTTCAATATATGTGATATTGCATTATATGTTGACTTGCCTGCTGCATTCGGTGTCTCAAAATCTAATGATTCTGTTCCGGTCACTGTTACAACATGTCCTTTATCTATGTCTGAGTCAGTCACTTTTCCAGCTTCTTCTGGTCCAGTTCCGGTGTCTGCCAGCACTACCGAATTACTATCTGTTTTAATAGCAATGTTACCTGTTTCTTGCTCTGGTTTGTCTGTGTTTGTGCTTCTTATCAGGTGTTTTTTGAACAAGCTCTTCAAAAAACATAAGACACATGTTGCTTCtttaagaaaagaagaaagacaAAGTTAGCTATGACTACTCCAGCACCTCGCATAACTTTATAAAAGGGCTCCCAATTCTATTGATGTGTCACCAGTCCTGTTGCCGATCCTGCTGCGCCTAGTAAAAACTCCAAAGTTGATATTTCAAGTCTATATTGCGATATCCGAAGCTGATAGATTTATAGTAAGCTCATAGTCAAAGAAGATTGCTGCTCTAGAAGGATATTGATCCAGATGGCATTATGAAGCATTGCAACATCATCCCTCTACTCAAAGACCAGGATCTACTCCAAACTGTTCAAAACATTAGTTCCTATTCAGAATGGCTGATTGTCAAGTTCTACGTAAATCTGTCTCCTGATACAGATGCTCAAAGTTCTCCTCTGTTTCACAAGGCAGTTGTTCGTGGCCGATGGTATGAATCTAGTTCTGACTTAATCAACCGTGCTGACCTAGAAGAAGAATGTGAGCCGAGCCTAGATTCACTTGTTGCTGCTCTGTCTCACAATCAGCTCATGGCCTGACCTAAGGGTGATGTGTCCTCACAAGTGGTGACTACTATCTAGTTACCTTCGTTTTGGTTTGCTCTCATATTCTATTTTATGTCTTGTTTTTTTTGCTCATTTGAATGTGCCTAAGATGATCTTTTTGATGTGCGTATCTCTATCTATTTTATAAACTGTTCTTGTGACTGCTTTATATGTCTCTGAACATGTTTTTGTCTGATTCTGTGGTTTCCTCTATATTTATATCTGGTTCAGTGTTAACCTTTCCTGTTTCTATTTCTTCTTGCCAATCTGAAGTGTGATCTGAGTTTGAAATTGCTTGTCTTCTATACTTGTTGGTCCGGTCATGACTGTATTTGATATTCTTTGTGTGCTTTTGTGTTATGTGTTATGAATATGTGCTTTTAATGTGCTTTACCTGATTGTATCTGCTTTAACTGAATGTATCTGCTTTTTGGTTGCTTTGTCTGTTCCAACTTGACTTTTATTGTTTTTCGCGTCTACTTAGGGCTGAGCAAAACCCGAAAAAACTGACAAACCCGACCGAACCGCCGGCCGAATAGCAACTGCCGAACCGGGCCGAACCCGAACATTCAAAACCAAACCGATCGtctgaaacgacgtcggttaagtGGCTGCGGGTTGGGGGGTCCAAAATTGCATCCGAACCGTCCGATTACCCGATCAAATCTAGGGTTAGATATGCTATGTATTATACGACGTCGTTTGGTGTTGTAGTATATATATCCTTAGATAGGGCTTGAGGCTTCCGTAACTCCTCATTTGCGCAGTCGCGACTCATCCTAGGGTTTTCAGACCTCTCTGATTTCTCTCATTTCTCTCATTTCTCTGAGTTCTCTGAGAActtctctcactctctcagaCCTCAGTCGCGAATCACGATCCCTCTCTGTTCTCGTTCTCGACTTCTCTAAATCTCTAAGAGTTTGAGACTCTGAGTTCTCTCGTTCTCCGTCAGTCTGTTGGTGACTTCCACAGTTCCACCCGGTGGCCGTTGGTGACTTGGTTGAGTGGTTCTGTTCGAGTTCGACTGGTGGAAGCCCGACGCCCTACTGGTGCCTGTCGGAGACCGTTCGGCTGTTTCATCTGGTGATATCTGTGCTAGAAGCCCTTGTTCTCTGGGGTATTTGTGAGAAAGGAAGTAGGTATTCAAACCCTAGTTTAATAACTTTGATAGTTTGATCTGTTAGGCTGTTAGCGATTATGTGATATTCTGGATTTCTGGTGGGAGCACT contains the following coding sequences:
- the LOC116004184 gene encoding thioredoxin-like protein YLS8 — encoded protein: MSYLLPHLHSGWAVDQAILAEEERLVIIRFGHDWDETCMQMDEVLASVAETIKNFAVIYLVDITEVPDFNTMYELYDPSTAMFFFRNKHIMIDLGTGNNNKINWALKDKQEFIDIVETVYRGARKGRGLVIAPKDYSTKYRY